Proteins from one Desulfonema limicola genomic window:
- a CDS encoding tetratricopeptide repeat protein: MTQFQNADEFIARQRAAIESNPDCGTSHYNLAVALLGKKEYAEAEKELFAAIECSPGMAEAYVQLGGLCLRKGDLDGCLEHNKKAVKAKPGFSEGHGNIGFVHLQRGEIEEAIKSLQRATAFNFRFVQAFALLGSAYLMNGMPDQSIENSLKALELAPEFAVAHNNLAIAYLEKGENAKAVKHCDKALEMGYEVAPQILEEIKQYR, encoded by the coding sequence ATGACACAATTTCAAAATGCAGATGAATTTATTGCCAGACAGCGTGCAGCCATTGAATCAAATCCTGACTGCGGAACCAGCCATTATAATCTGGCAGTAGCGCTTTTAGGTAAAAAAGAATATGCAGAAGCTGAAAAAGAACTTTTTGCAGCAATAGAATGCAGCCCTGGAATGGCTGAGGCATATGTGCAGTTAGGCGGTCTCTGCCTGCGCAAAGGCGACCTTGACGGGTGTCTTGAACACAACAAAAAAGCAGTTAAGGCAAAGCCTGGATTTTCCGAAGGACATGGAAACATTGGTTTTGTTCATCTTCAAAGAGGAGAGATTGAAGAAGCTATAAAATCTCTGCAAAGAGCTACTGCATTTAATTTCAGGTTTGTTCAGGCCTTTGCTTTATTAGGGAGTGCTTATCTTATGAACGGTATGCCTGATCAAAGCATTGAAAACAGCCTTAAAGCCCTTGAACTGGCTCCTGAATTTGCTGTTGCCCATAATAATCTGGCTATTGCATATCTGGAAAAAGGGGAAAATGCAAAAGCTGTAAAACACTGTGATAAGGCACTGGAAATGGGCTATGAGGTAGCACCCCAGATTTTGGAAGAAATCAAACAATATAGATAA
- the dsrA gene encoding dissimilatory-type sulfite reductase subunit alpha: protein MKHETPLLNQLESGPWPSFVSDLKQQAEVRAKNEENIEFQIPVDAVEDLLGVLELSYVDGTTHWKHGGIVGVFGYGGGVIGRYCDQPQNFPGVAHFHTMRVAQPGGKYYTAEYLRDLCDLWDLRGSGITNMHGSTGDIIFIGTTTPQLEEVFYELTHKFNQDLGGSGSNLRTPADCIGSSRCEYACYDTQALCYDLTQEYQDELHRPAFPYKFKFKFDGCPNGCVASIARSDLSFIGTWKDEIRIDQEAVQAYIGGEMPPNAGAHSGRDWGAFDIQKEVIALCPSDCMKYEGGKLEINNKECVRCMHCINVMPRALRIGNDRGCSILAGAKAPILDGAQMGSLLIPFIKVEEPYDEIKEVIENVWDWWMEEGKNRERLGELIKRQGLQKLLEVTGVTPDARHVQEPRSNPYIFWKEEEVEGGWDRDIDEYRKHHQR, encoded by the coding sequence ATGAAGCATGAAACCCCTTTGTTGAATCAGCTTGAGTCAGGACCTTGGCCGAGCTTTGTGTCTGATTTAAAGCAGCAAGCTGAAGTAAGGGCTAAAAATGAAGAAAATATCGAATTCCAGATTCCGGTAGATGCAGTTGAAGATCTTCTGGGTGTTCTTGAACTTTCGTATGTTGATGGAACAACCCACTGGAAGCATGGTGGAATCGTTGGTGTATTTGGATATGGCGGTGGTGTTATTGGAAGATACTGCGATCAGCCTCAAAATTTTCCTGGAGTTGCCCATTTTCATACCATGCGTGTTGCCCAGCCAGGCGGCAAGTATTATACAGCAGAGTATTTGAGAGATCTTTGCGACTTATGGGATTTGCGCGGCAGTGGTATTACCAATATGCATGGTTCTACAGGTGACATCATTTTTATTGGTACAACAACACCTCAGTTAGAAGAAGTTTTTTATGAGCTGACCCATAAATTTAATCAGGATCTGGGCGGTTCAGGATCTAACCTTCGTACCCCTGCAGATTGTATCGGGTCTTCCCGCTGTGAATATGCATGTTATGATACTCAGGCACTTTGCTATGATCTGACCCAGGAATATCAGGATGAACTTCATCGTCCCGCATTTCCTTACAAGTTTAAATTTAAATTTGACGGATGTCCTAACGGCTGTGTTGCATCTATTGCCCGGTCTGACCTCTCCTTTATTGGTACCTGGAAAGATGAAATCCGTATAGACCAGGAAGCTGTTCAGGCTTATATTGGCGGCGAAATGCCTCCCAATGCCGGTGCTCATTCAGGCCGCGACTGGGGTGCATTTGATATTCAGAAAGAAGTTATTGCCCTTTGTCCTTCTGACTGCATGAAATATGAAGGCGGCAAACTTGAAATCAATAATAAAGAATGTGTCCGCTGTATGCATTGTATCAATGTTATGCCTAGGGCCTTAAGAATTGGTAATGACAGGGGCTGTTCCATACTTGCAGGAGCAAAAGCTCCTATCCTTGATGGTGCTCAAATGGGTTCTCTGCTCATTCCTTTTATCAAGGTTGAAGAACCTTATGACGAGATAAAAGAAGTTATTGAGAATGTCTGGGATTGGTGGATGGAAGAAGGCAAAAACCGTGAACGTTTAGGTGAACTTATCAAACGTCAGGGTCTGCAGAAGCTTCTTGAGGTTACCGGTGTTACACCAGATGCCCGCCATGTCCAGGAACCCCGTTCCAACCCATACATCTTCTGGAAAGAAGAAGAGGTTGAAGGCGGCTGGGATCGTGATATTGACGAATACAGAAAACATCATCAGAGATAA
- the dsrB gene encoding dissimilatory-type sulfite reductase subunit beta — protein MAFISSGYNPEKPMENRITDIGPKKYDQFYPPVIAKNKGKWLYHEILEPGVLVHVAEGGDEVYTVRVGGCRLMTTTHIREICEIAEKHCDGHLRFTTRNNIEFMVDDKSKVDALKKDLETRKFPGGSFKFPIGGTGAGITNIVHTQGWIHCHTPATDASGTVKATMDEVFKDFQDMRLPAPLRISMACCLNMCGAVHCSDIAILGYHRKPPMLDHEYLDKICEIPLAISSCPTGAIKPAKVEWKGETVKSVAVNNERCMFCGNCYTMCPSMPLSDQIGDGIVLMAGGKVSNRISQPKFSKVVVAFLPNEMPRWPSMTKTINQMIEAYSKDARKYERLGEWAERIGWERFFDKCELEFTHHLIDDFRDPAYYTWRQSTQFKF, from the coding sequence ATGGCATTTATATCTTCAGGTTACAATCCGGAGAAACCGATGGAAAACAGGATTACTGACATCGGTCCGAAAAAATACGATCAGTTTTATCCTCCTGTGATTGCAAAAAATAAAGGTAAATGGCTGTATCATGAAATCCTGGAACCAGGTGTTCTTGTTCATGTAGCTGAAGGCGGCGACGAGGTTTATACAGTCCGTGTTGGCGGATGCCGTTTAATGACAACAACACATATCCGTGAAATCTGCGAGATTGCAGAAAAACATTGTGATGGACATCTCCGTTTCACTACCCGTAACAATATTGAGTTTATGGTAGATGATAAATCAAAGGTTGATGCCCTGAAAAAAGATCTTGAAACCCGTAAATTTCCTGGCGGAAGTTTTAAATTCCCCATCGGCGGAACTGGTGCTGGTATTACCAATATCGTTCATACCCAGGGATGGATTCACTGTCATACTCCGGCAACAGATGCTTCTGGTACTGTTAAAGCTACTATGGACGAAGTATTTAAAGATTTTCAGGATATGAGACTTCCTGCACCTCTGCGTATTTCTATGGCCTGCTGTCTGAACATGTGCGGTGCTGTTCATTGTTCTGATATTGCTATTCTTGGTTATCATAGAAAACCGCCAATGCTGGATCATGAATATCTTGACAAAATCTGTGAAATTCCACTGGCAATTTCATCATGTCCTACCGGTGCCATTAAGCCTGCAAAGGTTGAATGGAAAGGCGAGACTGTAAAAAGTGTTGCTGTTAATAATGAACGCTGCATGTTCTGTGGTAACTGCTACACCATGTGTCCTTCAATGCCTTTGTCAGATCAGATTGGTGATGGTATTGTTCTTATGGCAGGCGGTAAGGTTTCCAATAGAATCAGTCAGCCCAAGTTCTCAAAAGTTGTTGTAGCCTTCCTTCCCAATGAGATGCCCCGCTGGCCCTCTATGACTAAAACTATCAATCAAATGATTGAGGCTTATTCTAAAGATGCAAGAAAATATGAGCGTCTTGGTGAATGGGCAGAACGTATTGGATGGGAAAGATTTTTTGATAAGTGTGAACTTGAGTTTACACATCATCTCATTGATGACTTCCGTGATCCTGCATACTATACTTGGCGTCAGTCAACACAGTTTAAGTTCTAA
- a CDS encoding dissimilatory sulfite reductase D family protein, producing MEYEEAKQLIIDELTKKLKSKSKFYFNDLSKILGEKPRVAKKVVNQLVQDGVLEYWSSGSTSMYGLPGTGKQAGAEHED from the coding sequence ATGGAATATGAAGAGGCAAAACAATTAATCATTGATGAATTGACAAAAAAGCTTAAATCAAAAAGTAAGTTTTATTTTAATGATTTATCCAAAATTCTTGGGGAAAAACCAAGAGTTGCAAAAAAAGTAGTAAATCAACTGGTTCAAGACGGGGTTTTGGAATATTGGTCAAGCGGAAGCACAAGCATGTATGGTCTTCCTGGAACCGGCAAACAGGCTGGCGCGGAACACGAAGATTAA
- a CDS encoding cobyrinate a,c-diamide synthase: MPQKPFVFSRLFIAGLGGGAGKTILSIGIIAAWKRLGKSVAPYKKGPDYIDAGWLALAAGRPCYNLDTFLAEKHAVLHSFISHTLKDDIALIEGNRGLFDGIDIYGTTSSAEVAKLLSSPIILCVDCTKTTRTAAAIVSGCMNFDNDIQIKGVILNRVAGLRHENNIKKNIEHYCGIPVLGAVPRLDSQDFPERHMGLVPTPEHMLAKKSIDAAADMAEKYINIDKLEEIASQAPEIGFNLEYLKNKQVKQIAKTLKPKPVIGIIKDSAFQFYYPDNIEALIMAGAEIIFISASSNKTIPYVDALYIGGGFPETHAEELGANKGFINNIKSLAEKGLPIYAECGGLIYLGEALVISKEQYPMSGIFPVIFDISDKPQGLGYTIAVVEKDNPWFKKGTEIRGHEFRYSRVLEWKGCDNDMIFSMKRGTGFINKKDGICYKMYLQLILISMPLVCLYGQKLWLPMHWHIEQGQYNELSQNCYKCAQGRLRKNPDFNWIDFSFAIHFHLGSSF; encoded by the coding sequence ATGCCTCAAAAACCTTTTGTATTTAGCAGGCTTTTTATAGCAGGTCTAGGAGGAGGCGCAGGAAAAACCATCCTGTCAATCGGAATAATTGCAGCCTGGAAAAGACTTGGTAAATCAGTTGCACCCTATAAAAAAGGCCCTGACTATATAGATGCGGGCTGGCTTGCCCTGGCGGCTGGTCGGCCCTGCTACAACCTTGATACCTTTCTTGCAGAAAAACACGCTGTTCTTCATTCCTTTATTTCTCACACTTTAAAAGATGATATTGCCCTTATTGAAGGAAACAGGGGGCTTTTTGATGGAATTGATATTTACGGGACTACCAGTTCTGCTGAGGTTGCCAAATTATTATCATCACCCATTATATTATGCGTTGACTGCACAAAAACAACCAGAACTGCGGCTGCCATAGTTTCCGGCTGCATGAACTTTGATAATGATATTCAGATTAAAGGGGTTATTTTAAACCGGGTTGCAGGTCTAAGGCATGAGAATAATATTAAAAAAAATATTGAGCATTATTGCGGTATTCCGGTACTGGGAGCAGTTCCCAGACTTGATTCACAGGATTTTCCTGAACGCCATATGGGACTTGTACCTACGCCTGAACATATGCTGGCAAAAAAATCTATTGATGCAGCCGCAGACATGGCTGAAAAATATATAAATATTGATAAATTAGAGGAAATTGCATCCCAGGCTCCCGAGATAGGATTCAATCTTGAATACCTGAAAAACAAACAGGTAAAACAGATTGCAAAAACCCTTAAACCAAAGCCTGTAATAGGTATTATTAAAGATTCTGCATTTCAATTTTATTATCCTGACAATATTGAAGCATTGATTATGGCAGGAGCAGAAATTATTTTTATAAGTGCAAGTTCTAATAAAACTATTCCTTATGTTGATGCTCTTTATATAGGCGGCGGCTTTCCTGAAACCCATGCCGAGGAACTGGGGGCAAATAAAGGATTTATCAACAATATTAAGTCGCTGGCTGAAAAAGGACTTCCCATTTATGCAGAATGCGGGGGCCTGATTTATCTGGGTGAAGCACTTGTTATTAGCAAAGAACAATATCCAATGTCCGGTATTTTTCCAGTAATTTTTGATATTTCAGATAAGCCCCAGGGATTAGGCTATACAATAGCAGTTGTTGAAAAAGATAACCCCTGGTTTAAAAAAGGCACAGAAATAAGAGGGCATGAGTTTCGATATTCCAGAGTACTGGAATGGAAAGGGTGTGATAATGATATGATTTTTTCCATGAAAAGGGGTACAGGCTTTATTAATAAAAAAGACGGCATATGTTATAAAATGTATTTGCAGCTTATACTCATATCCATGCCCTTGGTATGCCTTTATGGGCAGAAACTATGGTTGCCAATGCACTGGCATATAGAGCAGGGACAATATAATGAGTTGTCCCAGAATTGTTATAAGTGCGCTCAGGGGAGGCTCAGGAAAAACCCTGATTTCAATTGGATTGATTTCAGCTTTGCAATCCATTTCCATCTCGGCAGCTCCTTTTAA